AAGAGAATGATTCGGATTGGAATTTGGTTGATTGCTTTTTTCAAAGTTGGTTTTGGATTTGCCGTTTCAGCAGCGGTCATTCCAATGAATTCCATGGCAACGAAGGCAAACATGACCATTTGAAAGCTTTCGAAAAATTTAGACAGTCCATTGGGGAAAAATTGGAAGCCGTTTGTGATATTACTTAAGCTGACTGTATCAGTTCCTGATCCTGTTTTATAGTGGGTGAAAATAAGGATGATGGCTGTCAAAATCAAACCAACAATCGCCACAATTTTGATCATACCAAACCAGAACTCTGTTTCTCCGAAAAATTTTGAATTGAGTGTGTTAAGCGCCGTCAGCAAAAGTAAGACAAAGACTTCACTTAGCCAAATTGGCAACTGAGGTAACCAGAAATTGATATAAGTTCCAATCGCTGTCAGCTCGGCCATTGCTACAAAAATAACAACAAGCCAGTAAGTCCACTGAATAAAATAGCCTGTTTTTGATCCCATATAGCGAGAAACAAAATTCAAAAAAGAATGTTGCGAGGGATCTTGATAAAGCATCTCACCAATGGCTCGCAAGAGAATGAACATCAAGGCACCAATTGCTAAATAGACAAAAATAATCGAAGGGCCAGTTAGACTGATTGATTTACCAGCGCCTAAAAATAATCCTGTCCCAATTGTTCCAGCAATTGCAATAAGCTGAATATGTCGATTTTGCAAACCGCGCGTGGCTGTTTGCTTTTCTGTATTTTCATTTGTTTTCATATTATAATTATACCTTTTTTTTATGAAATTTTCATCGGCTACTCAACACTAGCGCTTGACTATATTTTCTTAAAACGAGAAAAGAGTCCAAAAGCAATTGTCCAAACAACAGCGCCAACTGCTGGATAGAAAGTATCTGAATTGAAAAAGAGAGAAAGGAAAACGAGCGCAAAGATGAAAGTAACAAATGGAATAGTCAGCTTTGCTTTTGGTGTTAAAAAGCCATTCTTATCAAAATCAGCGGATTTGCGATATTGCCAAAAACTATAAAGGGTGATAAAGTAAACAACTAAAAAGAGATTCGTTGTACAAGAAGCGGCAAAATCAAAAGCATTTTTAATTTGGGGGATTAAGGTTAAAACAGGAGCGAAAAGAGATAGAATGACAGCCATGTAGAGGGCATTGATGGGAATGCCTGCTTTAGAAAGCTTGGTAAAAGGAGTCAAACGTCCCTTGTCGTGCTGTTTGGAAAGAGAGTACATATTACGAGTGGCTGAGAAAAGCGAGCTATTCAACGCTGAGGCAGCAGAGGTCAGAACGACAAAATTGACTAAAGCTGCGGCCCATTTGATGCCGATAAGCTCAAAAACCATAACAAATGGCGATTTGTCAGCAGGAATATAATGCCAGTCAAAGATGGCCATAATTGCTAACAAAGCTCCAACATAAAAGAGTAAAATACGTACAGGAATTTGGTTGATGGCTTTAGGTAAGCTTTTACGAGGATTGACCGTTTCAGCGGCAGTCATTCCGATAAATTCCATAGAGGTGAAGGCAAACATGACCATTTGTAAAGCCCCAACGTAATTCCAAACGCCATTAGGGAAAAATTGAAAATGGGTAAAAATATTGCTCAAAGAAACGGAGCCAGTAACAGATTTTCCTGATAGGACAGTAGTATAGCTGAAGTGTCCAAAGCCAAGAATGATGGCAGTGGCAATCATTCCTAAGATGGCAGCGACTTTAATCATGGCAAACCAAAATTCGGTTTCACCAAAGAAGCGAGCGTTCAAGGTATTTAGGCCAAAAAGGAGGATAAGCATGACAATTTCAATCAGCCACAGTGGAACTTGTGGGAGCCAGAATTGAATGTAGGTGCCAATTGCTGAAAGTTCGGAAATACAAACGAAGATGATGACTAGCCAATAAGACCATTGAGTAAAGTAACCTGTCCGCACCCCAGCGTATTTTGTCACAAAGTTGAGAAAAGAATGTTGTGTAGGATCGCGATAAAGCAGTTCTCCGATTGCTCTGAGAAAGAAAAACATCGCAATCCCGATAATAATATAGGCGAAAATAATGCTAGGACCGGACATTTTAATGGTTTTTCCAGCACCGAGAAACAGTCCTGTCCCAATCGTTCCCGCAATTGCAATCAGTTGAATGTGGCGGTTTTGTAAGCCGCGCTGTTGTTGTGGTTCTTCCATAGAAACCTCTTTTCTAATTTTTCTGACTATTGTTGAATAAATTATATAATATTATAACAATTCAGCTTTATAATTGCAAGCAGAGTTCAAATTTTTCATTTTATTGAATAAAAAAAGCTTGTTTTTAAATTTTTTTATGAAAAAAGCAAATCGTTTTCATAAAAAGCAAATTGTTTTCGCATGTGAGATGATAAAGGGTGGAAGTTAGGTCAAAGGGTGTGCTATAATAGATTTATGTTAATCATTGATCAAAATTTAGTGGAAATAGATGATTTATTGGACAAATTGGTCAGTGCTTTTGCGCAACTTTCTGAAGTTGAGGCTTATAGGAAGGCACGGGCTGAGTTTTTGTCAGATGCGACCTTGCAAAAAAAGGTACAGATATGGAACGAAAATAAGGAATTTATACCTTTTCGGGCGGATTTGCGCGCTTTGCAACAGGAAATCAATCGGAACGAGAAAGTCTATGCACTACGTCTTGCTGAGAATGACCTTCAGCAGATTTTGTCAACATTGACTCAAAAAATAACACAAGGAATTTCTGAGCATATTTATGTGGATGAACATTTACCTTTAAAAAATTCAAAAGGAGGACATCATGGACGACATCATGGACAAAAAAGAAATTCGGCCACTTGAGGTGCCAGAGCGTGTGGCAATTTATGTCTATTGTCATTCCTATAAAGGGGCACGACAGCTGGCGAGGTTTGGTGATGTGATTTACACAAGTTCAAAATCTCATTATAGCTTACTGTATGTTGAAGATAACGAAGTTGCTGAATTAGTGAAAAAATTAGAGGAATTAAAGTTTGTGAAAAAAGTGCGCGTGGGTCGGCTCAAAGCACTCAATCAAGATTTTTCTGGTGCGTTTGCCAAAACGAATTTGGAAGTAAAAGAAGCACTAGAGAAATTATCATGAAACAGTGCTGACGCCTTTTGTAATGGGTTTCATCAGTAATTTAGAAAACCTATTTGTATATCATTTGAGTGCTTGTTAAATTTTTGTTAAGATTAGTTAAGTGAGGGAGTGGCTTGATGAAATTTTGTGATTTTTGAGCGACAATCTCTTAAATATTTTCAGGGAAAGTATGTTTTTAGACTTTGACAAAGTCATTTTGGACTAAAAAACAGGTTGAGGAAGAATAGAGTGGAAATTCATTATTATTTCACACCGATTTTGGATCAGTTGGAGCAGTTTGATCAAAACCTTTGGTATTTATATCCGATTGTAACGCTGGCTACGGCCAAGGAGCTGCGAGATACGGAGGATTTGCCGAAAAATGTTGCGGCGCTTAATGCTTGTCATGATCGTCTGCAAAAAATTTCGCTTGATTATCTGACGGTCAATCTTCATGGTAGAAAATATGGGCGGGCTTTTTTGAGTCTGCTACAGGATTTGCTTTCAGAAATGACGATTTTGGATTATACAGGTCAATTGCGTCAGCAAATTTTGAGTGAGATTGGCGTGTCGACGGCTGATTTCATGGAATATCGCCCTTATGCAAAACAACATTTGGCTTTGATTTTACAGGATTTTAGAAAAAACGATTTTCAATTTTCTCCAGCAGGTTTGATTATGACTGCTGAGGAATGTCTACAAGTGGAAAAGTGTAGCCATGCTACTTTACAACGTTATTTACATCAAATTGAAAAAACTGCCTGATTTGGCAGTTTTTTTGTTAGAGAAAATGCTGACGTAATGCTATTTTTCTGGTTTTGCCCAGAGAAAATGCTGACGTAAAATTATTTTCGTAAATGGCGTAAGCAATCCAAAAAACGTACAACTTTTGATTTTGAAAAACGATATTCGATCTTGTTTTTTTCCAAATACTCAAAGAAATCCTTTTTGCCTTGCGTGCTGTCTTCAACTTCGAGTTCCAGCTCATAATCGGTATGTCCCAGATAATCATTTTTATCCAGAGCTGCAAGGCCGATTGGCAAGTGTTGCTCATAACGAATAGTCGTCAGACTACCAATCAAGGTGATTTCGTCCAGATCGACATCACGTTCCACGAGCAATTCGCAAATCTCGCTCAGGTCGGTCTGACCACAAGTAATACTGCGCTCGCCAAGTAAATACTGAGCTTCTTCCAAACTAAGCGCAATATTATATTCAATATTTCCGACTTCTTGGGGAACTTTTAAAGTCATTTCAGCAGATTTGTCGAAGGTTCGAATCCGCAAAGCTAATTTTTTCTTGCGCAATTTGAAATCTTTTGAATCCAAGTAGTGGTTGGTCTGTCTGATTGGGCTAACGTGAGTGAATCGTTTTTTGAGCTGGTCGTATTCAGCCAGTGATAAGAGCGATTTATACTCAATCTCCAAATTCGTACTCATTTGACTAATTTTCAAGAATATTCTGATACATAAAATATTCTTCCTTTCAATTTAAATTGGGTAAACGATAGATTACTTAAAAGTATAACAAAACCCAGCCTAGAAGTAAAGTTGCGCAAAAAACCAAACAAGTAAGCCAAGCAATTTGCAAATAAAAGTCAGGTCAGCCAGAGAAAATGCTGACGAAAATTTTCGTCAGTAAATTTTCTGCAGCTGTAAAAATACGTCAGCATTTTCTCTCATTTTTTTCACTAAAAATCACGTCAATGCACCTTGAAGTCATGTAAGGATTGATGTAAAATTATCCTTGGGTGTCGTCATTAGATTTCGCTACTCATCATCAGCCAAAACGCTCGAACTTATGTTAAAATATTAAAGGATGATGTAATAAAATAAAAACAAATAATGAATAAATTCTCAGGAAGGAGAATGCAAAAAGCAGTACTTTTGCAAAGTGAACTTATGTTTAATTGGGAAGAATTTTTAGATCCCTACGTACAAACTGTCGGAGAATTAAAAATAAAATTGCGCGGTGTGCGCAAACAATACCTCAAAAAAGGGCTCTATTCACCGATTGAATTTGTCACAGGGCGAGTAAAACGACACGAATCAATCATTAAAAAAGCGCGTCTGCGTGGCTACACCCAAGAGAATTTGTCAGAAATGGAAGACCTTGCGGGCATTCGTGTCATGGTGCAATTTGTCGATGATGTCTGGGACGTTCTGGAACTTCTGCGCAAACGTAGAGATTTTAAAATCATTGAAGAGCGAGACTATATCAACAATCAAAAAGCATCAGGTTATCGTTCGTACCACGTCATCATTGAATATCCGATTGATACGATTGACGGCTATCAGCTGGTCAATGCAGAAATTCAAATTCGGACACTAGCAATGAATTTTTGGGCAACCATTGAACATTCGCTCAACTATAAATACGGTGGCTCAATTCCAGACGCTGTCAAAAACCGACTGACTAATGCAGCAAGAGAAGCCGCTCAACTAGATGCCGAAATGGGCGCCATTAGGGAAGACATTCAAGAAGCTCAGCTTCTGTTTGATCGTCCCCAACAAAAACAAGATTTCAAAAAAGAAAATGGAGAAGATGATGAACTTTGGTAAAAAAGTCTGGCTCATCGGAAATTCGAGTGAAAAATCAAAGAAAACAATGGCCAAACTCAGCAAAATTCTCAAAGCTGAACATTTTGCTTTCGATGATATCAACCCAGACATCGTCATCTCTGTAGGTGGAGATGGAACGCTTTTGCGGGCCATGCATATGTATGAATATCAACTTAATCGGGTTCGTTTTTTGGGCGTACATACGGGTCATCTTGGATTTTACACCGACTTTACAGACGAAGATCTTTTTGAAGTCGTTGAAGCGCTTTACGATGAAAATCCAGCCAAAGCCATCCATTACCCCCTCATCAAAGTTCAAGTTAACTTCACCGACGGCTACCAAATTGTGCGCCACGTCCTCAATGAAGCAACCATTCGTCGTGCTAGTAAAACAATGGTGGGAGATGTTCGCATTTCGGACTATCTTTTTGAGCGCTTCCGTGGGGATGGACTCTCTATATCCACCCCCACAGGCTCAACAGCTTATAACAAATCAATTGGTGGAGCCGTTGTCCATCCTCGTGTAAAAGCTATGCAAATCGCCGAAATTGCCAGCCTCAATAATGTCGTCTACCGAACTTTAGGCTCGCCCATGATTGTCGCCGAAAAAGACGTCATCACCGTCTGTCCAGCACCAGAAGACGATTATAGCTTGACCTTTGACCAACTGACCTTTGAATATAAAAATATTAAATCCATCGAATTTAGTTTGGATGGCAGCACGATTTCCTTTACCAATTGCGCCCACACCCCTTTTTGGGAGCGCGTGAGTAAATCATTCATAGGGGAGGTCGAATAGTGGAATTCGCCTTTACCAACACCATTGAAGGAACAATGGTCAAATCCATGCTTGCCCGCCACGGAATTTCCAAAAGATTGCTTGCAAAAGTCAAGTTTGACGGAGGAAAAATCCATGTCAACGGTGAAGAACATAATGCCATTCATAGACTTCACAAAGATGATGTCGTCACCGTCACCGTTCCAGACGAACCCGATAACGAAAAGTTGATTCCAGATGATGTTCCTCTTAATGTTTTGTTTGAAGACGACCATTACCTTGTCGTTGAAAAACCAGCAGGTAAGCCATCGATTACTGGTTCCCTTCATCCAACGGGTGCCATGTCTAATGCAGTCAAAGGCTATATTTCTAGAAAAAATTACGCCAATCAGACTGTCCATATCATTACCCGCCTAGACCGTGACACCAGTGGCATCATGTTTTTAGCAAAGCATCGCTATGCCCATGCGCTCATGGTGCAGCACAAGTTTCGAGACAGCTTGGAAAAAAGATATTTTGCGATTGTGAAAGCAGAAGGGCTACTTGATTCTGGTGAAATTGATTTACCGATTGGTCGACGGGATGACTCTATCATTCAGCGGCAAGTTCGCTTTGACGAAAAAGCGAAGACTGCGCGGACAAGCTTCGCTGTTTGTGAGCGTAAGAATGATTTAGCGCTTCTTGATATCACTTTACACACAGGCCGTACACACCAAATTCGTGTTCACTTTTCACATTTGGGCTATCCCTTGATGGGAGATGACTTGTATGGGGGCAATCATGATCTCATCAGTCGTCAAGCACTTCATTGCCACCATTTACAATTTTTACATCCTTTTACCGATGAAATGGTTCACGTCGAGCTGGATATGCCAGAAGATATGAAAAAATTACTGATTGAGTAATCAGTAATTTTTTTAATTAAAATTTCCAGTCTTTAATCACTTTCACACCAGTAATTTTCTCGGCTTTGACAGGAGAAGATTGCTCGCCAGAAGTTGTGTTTGCTTTGACTTCACCAGAAGCAATCTTATCCACAACATCCATACCAGAAATAACTTGGCCAAAGACGGTGTATGAACCATCAAGACTTGGATAACCACCATTTTTGTAGGCCGCTTCAATCTTGCTTGGACGTAAGAAAGTTGAAAGTTGGCTGCTCATATCTTGACTGCTTTGAACGATGAAAAACTGTGAACTGCTTGAGTTAGGTTGACCTGTGTTAGCCAGAGATAGCGCACCACGAATGTTATAAAGCTTGTTAGAGATTTCTGTGGCGAAAGGTTGATTGTCGTTAACGACAGACTTGCTACCTGTTCCTTGATTTGATGGATCACCAGTTTGAATCATGAAGTCTTTGATGACGCGGAAAAACTCATTATCTTTGTAGTAATCTTGTTTGGCAAGGGTAAGGAAATTTTCCACAGCTAGCGGAGCCAGTTTTGGAAAGAGCTTGATGTTGATATTTCCAGCCGTTGTTTGGATTTGGACTTCGGCCTCGTCTGAACCAACTGTGTTGGACAATTGAGGTAAATCAAGCTTGTCAAGACTTGCTTGACTGACTTTTTTGCCGTTAATTGCTGTCGGTTCACCAGATTGAGTTGTTGTTTGAGTCGTTTGATTAGTACTATCCGTGGATTTCGGACGATTAGCAAAGAAAATCAAAAGTCCAACCACAACGACTAAAATCACGCCAAAAAGAGTAAAAAGAATGGGGGTATGTTTCTTATTCATAGCAATATTTTAACATAAAAGTGAGTGATTATAAATTTATTCTTGCATTTTTAAGAAAAAAGATATAAAATATAGAAAAATCATGAAAGGAGAATCACGAAATGAATAACTTCTCATCACGTCATCATCATTTGCATAGATAAGAGTTGTGTCATACTTAAGGTATAGATACAGCTTTGGAGTACGCTCAAGTATCTATGCCGGTGATTCTCGAAAGACCGGTTGTAAAGACAGCCGGTCTTTTTATTTGTTTGTACTCAATTGCTGAATGAAACTTATGAAGATTTTTTGGATAAAAAGGAGAAAATTTTGGAAAATCAAAATCAGGTTAGGCGTAACCTTAAACAACGTCACATTACCATGATTGCTTTAGGAGGGACGATTGGGACGGGCTTGTTCTTGACCTCTGGAGCAACAATTAGTCAAGCGGGGCCTTGGGGTTCAGTGCTCGCTTATTGTTTTATTGGGATTATGGTGTATTTTGTCATGACTTCCCTTGGGGAAATGGCGACCTACCTTCCAACTTCGGGTTCGTTTTCAGATTATGGCGGACGCTATGTTGACCCCGCTTTTGGCTTTGCTTTGGGCTGGAATTACTGGATAAATGGTGCAATTACGATTGCCGTTGACTTGACAACAGCTGGATTGATTACGCAGTTCTGGTTTCCACACGTTCCATCTTGGATTTTCTCGGGAATTGCAACCATTTTGATTTTTGTGATTAACGTGCTTGCCGTAAGTGCTTTTGGTGAAACAGAATATTGGTTGTCAACGATCAAAGTCATTACAATTGTTCTCTTTTTGATTGTTGGTATTTTGACAATTATCGGCGTTTTGGGACAGGGAAATGTTGATGTGATGGCCAATTTGTCAGCAGGAAATCACGGCTTTGTCGGTGGAATTTCAGGATTTGTCGGCGTACTCTTAATCGCTGGATTTTCTTTCCAAGGAACAGAGCTTTTGGGAGTTACTGCAGGAGAGTCTGAGGATCCAGGGAAATCTATTCCGAAAGCTATGAATTCTATCTTCTGGCGGATTTTGCTCTTTTACATCTTTTCAATTATTGTTATTGCAGCGATTATCAATTTTAAAGACCCACGCCTCCTTAATCCAAATTCGACAGCGGTCATGAGTCCTTTCACGATTGTTTTCAAAAATATTGGTTTTGCAGTGGCGGCTTCAGTCATGAATGCGGTCATTCTAACTTCTGTAATTTCTTCAGCCAACTCAGTGATGTACGCTTCAACACGGATCTTGTACTCTTTAGGACAGGAAAAGGGCGCACCAAGATTCTTTGGACGTACAGCGAAAAATGGGATTCCATTTTATGCGTTGCTTGCCACAACAATTATTTGTTTCATCGCCTTTTTGACAGGGATTTTCGGAACACAGATTTATCTTTTCTTGGTTGATTTGTCCTCATTGACTGGTTTCTTAGCTTGGCTGGGGATTTCAGTGAGTCACTTGCGTTTCCGCAGAGCTTATGTTGCCCAAGGGCACGACGTTGCAGACTTACCTTATAAAGCGAAATTGTTCCCCTTTGGACCGCTCGTTGCACTTTTGATGACGGCGGCAATTGCAATCAATCTTGATCCAAGAATGCTCTTTAGCTCACACTGGGGAGAAGGGCTTGCCATGTATGCGGCAATTCCGATTTTCATTCTCCTTTATTTCGGCTACAAATGGAAATATAATACCAAAATCATTCCATTAGAAGAAGTTGATTTGAGTCGAGAAAAATAATTTTTACATGAAAAACGAGCTTACGCTCGTTTTTTTTATAGATTTGCTAAATTCAAAGAAAAGCAACAGCTTGTTGAATAACGTCTTGACAAAAATTGTGAAAAAGAATAGAATTACAGGGTATTTAGAAATAGAAAAAAGAGGGAATGAATGAGATATATCGCCATTGTCGGTACTAATGCAAGTTTTTCTTATAATCGAAAATTGCTTTGGTATATGAAAAAACACTTTGAGCCCCAAGCACAAATTGAAGTGGTGGAAATTGCCGATCTTCCTCTTTTTTGTGAGGATTTTGAGCAAATTCCAACGCGGATTTTGGAGATTGTTCGGGCAATTGAAGCTGCGGATGGGGTGATATTTTCAACGCCTGAGTATGATCATGCAATTACGGCAAGTTTGAAATCGTTGATTGAGTGGTTATCTTGGAAGACTTTGCAGCCTTTGGTCAATATGCCCGTGATGATTGTGGGGGTTTCTTTGGGAAATATGGGAACTGTTTTTGCTCAGGAAAATCTGCGACAAATTTTGAGTTCACCAGGTTTGGATGCTTTTGTTTTGCCGACCCACCAATTTTTATTGGGGCGTGCGGTGACGGCTTTTAATGCTCAGGATGAATTGGTGGATGAGCGAACTATTGAGTGGTTGGAGCAATGTTTTGAGCAGTTTATGCGCTATGCGAAGACGCTAAAACCACTGCGGGAATCGGCTAGTCGTAGCTTAGTTTCAAAAGATGAGCCTCAAAATATAGAACGCTGGAATCAAGGGACGCCTCTGGGTCTAGCGGTTGCTTCGGATGCGGATACAGGAGCTTCGGAAAGTGAAGCAAGAGATGAAGGCGTCAAGTCGGTCTACGATCAACTTTTTGAAGGGGCGGACATCTGGGCATTTGAGGAACTTGATCGGCGCTTGGAGAGAGAAGAAAAAGGTCGGTCGGCGGCTCAATCAGTGGGTGAAGAAGAGACTGAGGAACAAGCGGACGGGCTAAGAGAGGATTTGCCACAATGACAGAGAACTTTACACCACTTGCGAGTTCCAAAATTTCTAAACGTTATCGTGCCTTGGGGACGGTGATTGATTTGACGGTTTTTGGGACACAAGAGGAGCGCTTTTTGGATATGGCTTTTGATTTGATTAAAGAATATGAAAATATTTTTACGGTCAATCGGGAGGAATCAGAGTTGATGAGGGTCAATCATGCAGCGGGAAAAGAGGCCGTTCAGGTTTCAAGTGCTGTGTACGGGTTGACCAAGGTTGCGGTGGAAAAAAGTCAGGAATGCTTTGGCTTTAATGCCGCAATCGGCCCTTTGGTGAAATTATGGCACATTGGTTTTGCGGATGCGCAGGTACCTCAGCAAGCGCAGATTGATGAACGCTTGGCTTTGATTGATCCACAGGATATTGTGTTGAACGATGAGGAATTATCTATTTTTCTGCTTAAAGAAGGGATGGAGCTGGATTTGGGTGGCATTGCCAAGGGCTATATCGCTGATCGGGTTCAAGATTTGTGGCGGGCATATGGGCTTTCTGCTGGAATTATCAATCTGGGGGGCAATCTCGTTTTGATGGGGGATGCTCCGCATCAGGTGGATAAAAAATGGCGTGTCGGGATTCGAAATCCGCTGACGAACACAGGAGTTTCTGTGGCTCAACTTGTGACAGGTGCAGCTTCTGTGGTAACTTCAGGCATTGCGGAGCGGTTTATGGAAGTGGATGGTCAATTTTATCATCATATTATTGATTCTCAAACGGGTTTTCCACATGATAATGACATTGCAAGTGTGACTGTTTTGTCGAAGAAGTCAGTAGATGGGGAAATTGAAACGACCCGCCTCTTTTTCGCTGCGGAAGAGCTTGAAGATTGGCTTTGTGAGCATGAAGAGCTATATGGGGCAATTTTTATCAGCCGCGATAAAAAAATAAAACTGGTAGGAATTACTCCAGAACAGGTGCAAATTATTGATCCAAGCTTTATCTTGGAATGAAAGAAGTCAAAAGTTTGATTTTCCAAAGAAAATTAAGCTTTTTTGATTTCGTCAGTAAATTCTCTGTGGAAACTTAATTATTTTTGTTTCCGTCAGTAAATTTTCCACATAAAAAAACTCCGCTTTAGCG
The DNA window shown above is from Lactococcus sp. S-13 and carries:
- a CDS encoding FAD:protein FMN transferase; its protein translation is MTENFTPLASSKISKRYRALGTVIDLTVFGTQEERFLDMAFDLIKEYENIFTVNREESELMRVNHAAGKEAVQVSSAVYGLTKVAVEKSQECFGFNAAIGPLVKLWHIGFADAQVPQQAQIDERLALIDPQDIVLNDEELSIFLLKEGMELDLGGIAKGYIADRVQDLWRAYGLSAGIINLGGNLVLMGDAPHQVDKKWRVGIRNPLTNTGVSVAQLVTGAASVVTSGIAERFMEVDGQFYHHIIDSQTGFPHDNDIASVTVLSKKSVDGEIETTRLFFAAEELEDWLCEHEELYGAIFISRDKKIKLVGITPEQVQIIDPSFILE